Proteins encoded by one window of Geobacter sp. DSM 9736:
- the rplS gene encoding 50S ribosomal protein L19, with protein MNKIDIIEMEQMKKGIVSFKPGDTVKVHVRIVEGDKSRIQAFQGVVIGRQNGGIRESFTVRKISNGIGVERSFPLHSPSIEGIEVVTRGHVRRAKLYYLRKLRGKAARIRERKYVAV; from the coding sequence ATGAACAAGATCGATATTATCGAAATGGAGCAGATGAAGAAGGGAATCGTTTCCTTCAAACCGGGGGATACTGTAAAGGTCCACGTCAGGATCGTTGAGGGTGACAAGAGCCGTATCCAGGCCTTCCAGGGGGTTGTCATCGGCCGCCAGAACGGGGGCATCCGGGAGTCGTTTACAGTGCGGAAGATCTCCAACGGCATTGGGGTTGAGCGCTCGTTTCCGCTGCACTCGCCGTCCATAGAGGGGATCGAGGTTGTGACTCGCGGACATGTACGCCGCGCGAAACTATACTACCTGCGCAAGCTGCGTGGAAAGGCTGCGCGCATCCGCGAGCGGAAATACGTTGCAGTGTAA
- a CDS encoding RNA methyltransferase → MTDAAPLVENVYIALLHHPVYDKNGQIVTTAVTNLDIHDIARAARTFGLGCYYIVTPVPEQQRLVQRVIDHWREGWGASYNPKRREALQNIVLANDLQEVETDLARRYGNKPKLITTGARKRGNSIGYTELGRLIDDPGQPWLLVFGTGWGLTEEIMTKADFVLEPIYGRGDYNHLSVRSAVSIILDRLLGNRSV, encoded by the coding sequence GTGACCGACGCAGCGCCGCTTGTCGAAAATGTTTACATTGCGCTGCTTCACCATCCTGTTTACGACAAGAATGGTCAGATAGTAACAACAGCAGTGACGAATCTGGACATTCATGATATCGCTCGAGCTGCACGAACCTTTGGGCTAGGTTGCTACTACATAGTGACACCCGTACCAGAACAGCAGCGGCTAGTTCAGCGGGTGATCGATCATTGGCGTGAAGGTTGGGGCGCCTCCTATAATCCGAAGCGCCGCGAAGCCTTGCAAAATATCGTTCTGGCAAACGATCTCCAAGAGGTCGAGACCGATCTTGCCCGACGTTATGGTAATAAACCGAAACTGATAACGACGGGGGCGCGTAAAAGAGGAAACAGCATCGGCTACACAGAACTGGGTCGCCTGATTGATGACCCTGGGCAGCCGTGGCTCCTGGTTTTCGGAACGGGGTGGGGTCTTACAGAAGAAATAATGACCAAGGCAGATTTCGTACTTGAGCCGATCTATGGCCGAGGAGATTATAATCACCTCTCAGTACGTTCGGCAGTATCGATAATTCTTGACCGGCTCCTGGGGAACCGGTCTGTTTAA
- the trmD gene encoding tRNA (guanosine(37)-N1)-methyltransferase TrmD: MKFDILTLFPGMFEGPFSESIIRRAVDSGLIRIRLHNIRDYAVDRHKTVDDAPYGGGAGMVMKVEPIAACLEAVRSEAPASRVVLTSPAGKPLDQQLAGQLAAEEGIIIICGRYEGVDQRVIDLFSDYEISLGDFVLTGGEIPAMALVDAVSRLVPGVLGSSESASGDSFCDGLLEYPQFTRPPEFQGQKVPEVLLSGNHAEIVRWRRNQSLMRTRKIRPELLKAARLSAEERRFLDEAEEVL, translated from the coding sequence ATGAAATTCGATATACTTACCCTGTTCCCCGGGATGTTCGAAGGACCCTTCTCGGAGAGCATAATCCGGCGTGCCGTTGACAGCGGCCTAATCAGAATACGCCTGCACAATATCAGGGATTACGCCGTCGACCGCCACAAGACTGTAGATGATGCGCCGTATGGAGGGGGTGCGGGGATGGTGATGAAGGTGGAGCCGATTGCGGCTTGCCTGGAAGCCGTCCGCTCAGAAGCTCCCGCATCACGTGTTGTTTTGACCTCTCCGGCGGGAAAGCCCCTTGATCAGCAACTTGCCGGTCAACTGGCTGCAGAAGAAGGTATTATAATCATCTGCGGCAGATATGAAGGGGTTGATCAGCGGGTGATCGATCTTTTTTCCGACTATGAAATTTCACTCGGCGACTTCGTGCTCACGGGGGGCGAAATACCCGCAATGGCGCTCGTAGACGCGGTGTCGCGGCTCGTGCCTGGAGTACTCGGTAGTTCCGAATCTGCTTCGGGCGATTCATTCTGTGACGGGTTGCTTGAGTACCCCCAGTTTACGCGTCCACCGGAATTCCAGGGGCAAAAGGTGCCGGAGGTTCTCCTGTCGGGGAACCACGCGGAGATTGTCCGCTGGCGTCGCAATCAGTCGCTGATGCGGACCCGGAAAATTAGGCCGGAGCTTCTCAAAGCCGCCAGACTTTCTGCGGAGGAGAGGCGTTTTCTGGATGAAGCAGAGGAAGTATTGTGA
- the rimM gene encoding ribosome maturation factor RimM (Essential for efficient processing of 16S rRNA), which translates to MVDGGKLVLLGKVAATHGIKGQLRIVSYSGELDTILSLNSFILKGTAGETETFTVAAAAVHGKKVLITLKGLADINLVERLVGRELYVRREQLPELDEGEFYWCELEGLKVRTDKGELLGELTSLIPTGSNDVYVVTGGKKEYLIPAVEEIVTDIDLDAGIMTVSPPEGLLDL; encoded by the coding sequence ATGGTCGATGGTGGTAAGCTGGTTCTGCTGGGGAAGGTTGCAGCGACCCACGGAATCAAAGGGCAGTTGCGAATCGTTTCCTATTCCGGCGAGTTGGATACTATTCTTTCCCTTAACTCTTTTATTCTCAAGGGTACTGCGGGCGAAACGGAAACCTTCACGGTGGCAGCGGCTGCAGTTCATGGTAAAAAGGTACTTATCACCCTTAAGGGCTTGGCGGATATCAATCTTGTGGAGCGTTTGGTTGGCCGGGAGCTTTATGTGCGCCGGGAGCAGTTGCCAGAACTAGACGAAGGTGAGTTTTACTGGTGCGAGCTGGAGGGGCTCAAGGTTCGCACGGATAAGGGAGAGTTGCTGGGTGAACTGACCTCCCTTATTCCTACAGGCAGCAACGATGTGTATGTTGTAACCGGGGGCAAGAAAGAATATTTGATACCGGCAGTGGAAGAGATCGTTACCGACATCGATCTTGATGCTGGGATCATGACGGTAAGCCCTCCTGAAGGGCTGCTTGATCTATGA
- a CDS encoding KH domain-containing protein: MKQLVETIAKALVDDPTQVRATEEMEDEATVIKLTVAKEDMGRIIGKEGRTAKAIRTLLNAVSTKDNKKAILKIVE; the protein is encoded by the coding sequence ATGAAACAGCTCGTAGAAACCATCGCGAAAGCACTTGTTGACGACCCGACCCAGGTAAGAGCAACGGAGGAAATGGAAGACGAAGCTACGGTAATCAAGCTGACAGTTGCCAAAGAGGATATGGGCCGGATCATCGGCAAGGAGGGGCGAACAGCCAAGGCCATTCGAACCCTGCTTAATGCCGTGTCGACTAAAGACAACAAGAAAGCAATACTGAAAATAGTTGAATGA
- the rpsP gene encoding 30S ribosomal protein S16 produces MAVKIRLARAGAKKKPFYQIVVTDGRNKRDGRFIENVGTYDPNQTPAAVKLQEEKALEWLGKGAQPTDTVKQLLKNAGLWEKFVSAAA; encoded by the coding sequence ATGGCTGTTAAAATCAGGCTTGCACGTGCAGGCGCTAAAAAGAAACCTTTCTACCAGATCGTCGTTACAGATGGCAGGAACAAGAGGGATGGACGTTTCATTGAAAACGTAGGCACGTATGATCCGAATCAGACTCCCGCAGCTGTGAAACTGCAGGAAGAGAAGGCGCTGGAGTGGCTCGGGAAAGGGGCGCAGCCTACCGATACCGTGAAGCAGCTCCTTAAAAATGCCGGTCTTTGGGAAAAATTCGTTTCAGCAGCTGCGTAA
- the ffh gene encoding signal recognition particle protein, whose translation MFDTLSDKLDLVFKKLRGQGVMTEENIKEALREVRLVLLEADVNFKVVKDFVERVRERAVGTEVLQSLSPGQQVIKIVHDELVALMSGDGGNSLDLAAKPPVSIMMVGLQGSGKTTTCGKLARYLKKERRRPLLVPADVYRPAAIEQLKTLGRQLSLEVFDSRAEQDPVDICRNALQYAERTGFDTVIFDTAGRHQIDDYLMNELVRIKDSVEPREILFVADAMTGQEAVNVASGFDERLELTGVVLTKLDGDAKGGAALSIRAVTGKPVKFVGIGEKMDALEVFHADRLVSRILGMGDVLTLIEKAHAAIDEKEANRLQQKLKKNQFDLEDFKNQLQQVKKMGSLESLMGMIPGMGKMMKQMQGAQPSEKELKRIEAIIDSMTRAERTNHTIINGSRRLRIAKGSGTSVQEVNQLLKRFTEAQKVIKQLQKLGPKGLMKGMGGLGKGMFPFS comes from the coding sequence ATGTTCGATACGCTTTCCGACAAGCTCGATTTGGTATTCAAAAAGCTCCGGGGTCAAGGTGTAATGACCGAGGAGAACATAAAGGAAGCACTACGCGAAGTACGGCTGGTGCTGCTTGAGGCCGATGTAAACTTCAAGGTGGTAAAGGACTTTGTCGAGCGAGTCCGGGAGCGGGCTGTCGGAACCGAAGTGCTGCAGAGCCTTTCTCCCGGGCAGCAGGTTATTAAAATCGTTCATGACGAGCTTGTCGCTTTGATGTCCGGCGATGGGGGCAACAGCCTTGATCTTGCTGCCAAACCTCCGGTATCAATCATGATGGTCGGTCTCCAGGGCTCAGGAAAAACGACGACATGCGGCAAGCTTGCCCGTTACCTCAAGAAGGAGCGCCGTCGACCTCTTCTCGTTCCTGCTGATGTATACCGACCTGCTGCAATTGAGCAGCTCAAGACCCTTGGAAGGCAGCTCTCGCTGGAGGTGTTCGATTCGCGGGCCGAGCAGGATCCGGTCGATATCTGCCGCAATGCTCTCCAGTATGCCGAGCGTACAGGCTTCGATACCGTAATCTTTGACACCGCAGGGCGGCATCAGATCGACGACTACCTGATGAACGAGCTTGTTCGGATCAAGGATTCCGTGGAGCCGCGGGAAATCCTTTTTGTCGCCGACGCCATGACCGGCCAGGAGGCTGTCAATGTGGCCAGCGGCTTTGACGAGCGTCTCGAACTGACCGGCGTGGTTCTCACGAAATTGGATGGTGATGCCAAAGGGGGAGCCGCTCTTTCAATCCGCGCTGTGACAGGGAAGCCTGTGAAGTTCGTCGGCATCGGCGAGAAAATGGACGCTCTGGAGGTTTTTCACGCGGACCGGCTGGTTTCGCGAATTCTCGGTATGGGCGATGTTCTTACCCTCATCGAGAAAGCTCACGCCGCCATAGATGAGAAAGAAGCCAATCGTCTCCAGCAGAAGCTGAAGAAGAACCAGTTTGACCTTGAGGATTTCAAGAACCAGCTGCAGCAGGTCAAAAAAATGGGCTCTCTTGAGTCTCTGATGGGGATGATTCCTGGAATGGGCAAAATGATGAAGCAGATGCAGGGTGCCCAGCCGAGTGAGAAAGAGCTTAAACGGATTGAAGCCATCATCGATTCCATGACCCGTGCCGAGCGTACAAACCACACGATCATCAACGGCAGCCGCAGGCTGCGGATTGCCAAAGGGAGCGGAACCTCCGTTCAGGAGGTGAACCAGCTGCTGAAGCGTTTCACCGAAGCTCAAAAGGTTATCAAGCAGCTTCAGAAGCTTGGGCCGAAAGGCCTTATGAAAGGTATGGGAGGGCTGGGGAAGGGAATGTTCCCCTTTTCATGA
- a CDS encoding phosphorylase codes for MAERTIALLAALPEEIRTLIRKAGGKKRKSVSRFPCYELDRYGEIIVVETGMGPINAEEAAKAIAVNLRPHFFINFGFAGAIAPGPAIGDIAVGRRLFIHQNGCLREEEGLTPALSEIAESALVPAAGYKSFAATIVTTAQILDKKMLERSLPADVIDPVIEMETAAVAKVAAEHQIPFLALRGISDAAEEELGFSLDEFTDSNMRIRTRKVLLTIARRPMILPQLIRLGRNSRIAGQNLAEAVLTVLRKL; via the coding sequence GTGGCAGAACGTACAATTGCACTTCTTGCTGCACTGCCTGAAGAAATTAGGACCTTGATCAGAAAAGCGGGGGGGAAGAAACGGAAAAGCGTTTCCAGGTTTCCCTGCTATGAACTCGACAGATACGGCGAAATAATTGTCGTAGAAACGGGTATGGGGCCGATAAACGCAGAAGAAGCGGCAAAAGCGATAGCCGTCAACCTGCGCCCGCACTTCTTCATCAATTTCGGTTTTGCCGGTGCAATTGCCCCTGGGCCAGCCATCGGCGACATTGCGGTAGGTCGACGGCTCTTCATTCACCAGAACGGCTGCCTTCGCGAGGAAGAAGGACTTACACCGGCTCTTTCCGAGATAGCTGAAAGCGCACTAGTGCCGGCCGCTGGCTACAAGAGCTTTGCAGCAACCATCGTCACTACCGCTCAGATTCTCGATAAAAAGATGTTGGAGAGAAGCCTACCTGCAGACGTTATTGATCCTGTTATTGAAATGGAAACGGCAGCAGTGGCGAAGGTAGCGGCGGAACATCAAATCCCGTTCCTGGCATTAAGGGGCATCAGCGATGCCGCAGAAGAAGAGCTTGGATTCTCGCTGGATGAATTCACCGACAGCAACATGAGAATCCGCACGCGCAAGGTCCTGCTGACCATAGCCCGACGCCCTATGATTCTACCGCAGCTCATAAGACTGGGGAGAAACTCACGTATAGCAGGACAAAATCTTGCAGAAGCCGTCCTCACCGTACTTCGGAAGCTTTGA
- a CDS encoding carotenoid biosynthesis protein yields the protein MHDILQIIIGTFTMRPYVFVFFAAYLLAAVTHLGWRKTACFTVCGYLIAFISEFSSINTGIPYGWYYYIDTTSDRELWVFGVPFFDSLSYVFLAYCSYATALLVVSPVRTRRGDFITLETRSLRRSWGVLFLASLFQVFLDIIIDPVALQGGQWFLGQIYGYRESGIHYGVPLSNYLGWFLVSVLMVLALQLIDAWDGKPAERQAGVRNLPLRSLIGPILYLSVLVFNIVVTISIGERLMAVTGIFTYILPVSIVAVSIFRRANRYTREELAEHLRDFPWSAARDDVKASEVR from the coding sequence TTGCACGACATTCTGCAAATTATAATAGGCACCTTCACGATGCGCCCCTACGTGTTCGTTTTTTTTGCGGCGTATCTCCTGGCAGCCGTCACTCATCTCGGCTGGCGTAAGACAGCCTGCTTTACCGTCTGTGGCTACCTCATTGCATTCATTTCCGAATTCAGTTCGATCAATACAGGTATTCCGTACGGGTGGTACTACTACATAGACACCACGAGCGATCGAGAGCTTTGGGTTTTCGGCGTTCCTTTCTTTGATTCCCTTTCTTACGTCTTCCTTGCCTACTGCAGCTATGCCACTGCACTGCTTGTAGTTTCACCCGTGCGGACCAGGCGGGGAGACTTCATAACCCTCGAAACCCGTTCCCTTCGCAGGTCGTGGGGTGTTCTGTTCCTTGCATCACTTTTTCAGGTGTTTCTCGACATTATCATCGACCCGGTTGCATTACAGGGGGGGCAATGGTTTCTCGGTCAGATATACGGTTACCGGGAGAGCGGAATCCACTACGGCGTTCCTCTTTCAAATTACCTTGGATGGTTTTTGGTCAGTGTGCTGATGGTGCTCGCTCTGCAGTTGATTGACGCGTGGGATGGGAAACCGGCTGAGAGGCAGGCGGGGGTCAGAAATCTTCCTCTGCGCTCACTTATAGGACCGATTCTCTACCTGTCGGTGCTCGTGTTTAATATAGTGGTTACTATATCTATAGGGGAACGGTTGATGGCGGTGACCGGCATCTTCACATACATCCTTCCGGTCTCCATTGTTGCGGTATCCATCTTCAGGAGGGCCAATCGGTACACCCGGGAGGAACTTGCAGAGCACCTCCGGGATTTCCCATGGTCTGCAGCGAGAGATGATGTCAAAGCTTCCGAAGTACGGTGA
- a CDS encoding MlaD family protein → MAISLEKKVGLFFIAAMVILGALLEVGEKWNPFEKKLPYKTYLGSITGLKVGDPVRLAGVDVGKITEIVLHEQQIEVAFEVQPGTKIKTDSTASLRLTNLLGGQFLGITFGSPEAPLLPPGGVVKGRDLASIDQIVDNVGELTKEAKVFIAQLNKNQDEVMGKINAILDENRGNLRGAIGNLNSITAKFDRGDGSLAMLLNDKALYRNATDTAASLRTITGKIERGEGTIGRLVNDETLYTNANNAIVNINDGMKDVKEIAGKINRGVGTAGKLVNDDALYTELRDASRNIKEITRKINDGEGTIGKLVNEDKLYHDATAALKKAERAAEGLGDSGPISVLGSFVGTLF, encoded by the coding sequence ATGGCTATATCGCTGGAGAAAAAAGTAGGTCTTTTCTTCATTGCTGCGATGGTTATTCTCGGAGCACTGCTTGAAGTGGGAGAAAAATGGAACCCGTTCGAGAAGAAGCTGCCCTACAAAACCTACCTGGGGAGTATTACCGGGCTGAAGGTGGGTGATCCGGTCCGGCTTGCGGGGGTTGACGTAGGCAAAATAACCGAGATCGTACTTCACGAACAGCAAATCGAAGTGGCTTTCGAGGTACAGCCAGGCACTAAGATCAAAACGGACAGTACTGCCAGCCTGCGTCTGACGAACCTGCTGGGCGGGCAGTTCCTGGGCATCACCTTCGGTTCTCCTGAGGCTCCTCTCCTTCCTCCCGGTGGAGTGGTCAAGGGAAGGGACCTCGCCAGCATAGACCAGATCGTTGATAACGTGGGTGAACTGACAAAGGAGGCGAAGGTATTCATCGCCCAACTCAACAAAAATCAGGATGAGGTCATGGGCAAGATCAATGCAATCCTGGACGAAAATCGGGGAAACCTGCGGGGCGCAATCGGCAACCTAAACAGCATAACTGCGAAATTTGATCGGGGAGACGGTTCGCTGGCCATGCTGCTTAACGATAAGGCGCTTTACAGAAATGCAACAGATACGGCAGCGAGCCTCAGGACCATAACCGGAAAGATAGAGAGGGGGGAAGGAACAATCGGTCGCCTTGTGAATGACGAGACCCTCTACACCAATGCCAATAACGCGATCGTAAACATCAACGACGGGATGAAGGATGTGAAGGAGATAGCGGGCAAGATCAACCGTGGAGTAGGCACTGCAGGCAAACTCGTAAACGATGATGCACTTTACACGGAGCTTCGCGATGCATCCAGAAACATCAAGGAAATAACTCGTAAGATAAACGATGGAGAAGGGACAATCGGCAAACTTGTAAATGAGGACAAACTCTACCACGATGCTACTGCAGCCCTCAAAAAAGCGGAGAGAGCCGCTGAAGGACTTGGAGACTCCGGTCCCATCTCCGTTCTCGGCAGCTTCGTAGGGACCTTGTTTTAG
- a CDS encoding ABC transporter permease yields MTDAVERLGKKVLKFHEIIGEMLILLFQTICSFREAPRNIQSIFAQMAIIGYETLPVASVMAFFVGMVLALQTGVELQKYGSQNIIGAIVGHSMVRELGPVMTSFLVAGRAGSAMAAEIGVMKVYEEIDALKTLDISPVRYLAMPRLIACLICVPALVIYSDLIGIIGGAIISNLHPQIFVSYTTYYDSLTDALKLREIGNGLIKATAFGGIIALVCCYVGFKTSGGARGIGVSTTRSVVLSFMLILVADYFLTRLLM; encoded by the coding sequence GTGACAGACGCTGTTGAGAGACTCGGCAAGAAGGTGCTGAAGTTCCATGAGATCATTGGCGAGATGCTGATCCTCCTCTTCCAGACTATCTGTTCGTTCCGTGAAGCGCCACGAAATATCCAGAGCATATTTGCTCAGATGGCGATCATCGGATACGAGACCCTTCCGGTCGCGTCGGTAATGGCCTTTTTTGTGGGTATGGTCCTGGCGTTGCAGACCGGGGTGGAGTTGCAGAAGTACGGCAGTCAGAACATCATTGGGGCCATTGTGGGGCACTCGATGGTACGTGAGCTTGGTCCCGTCATGACCAGTTTTCTGGTGGCAGGACGAGCAGGTTCAGCCATGGCTGCAGAAATAGGAGTGATGAAGGTATACGAGGAGATAGATGCGCTGAAAACCCTGGATATTAGTCCGGTTCGATATCTGGCCATGCCACGTCTCATCGCTTGCCTTATCTGCGTACCTGCACTCGTCATCTACTCAGACCTGATCGGCATTATCGGCGGCGCAATCATCAGCAACCTGCATCCACAGATATTCGTTTCTTACACCACCTACTATGACAGCCTCACGGATGCTTTGAAGCTGCGTGAAATCGGCAACGGCTTGATAAAGGCGACGGCATTTGGCGGCATTATCGCCCTGGTTTGCTGCTATGTCGGGTTCAAAACGAGTGGTGGCGCAAGGGGTATCGGAGTATCCACCACACGGTCGGTTGTTCTCTCGTTCATGCTGATTCTCGTTGCGGACTATTTTCTGACGCGGTTGCTTATGTAA
- a CDS encoding 3-isopropylmalate dehydratase small subunit 2 — MKNFGGPVLFLDRSDINTDEIIPAKYLTEITKEDLKPYILEDLKLPGFDPKGSKTKNAKVIVSRANFGCGSSREHAPWVFEVNDITAVIGESFARIFRQNMFNCGMAAIELPKDQVECLFAFASFEDAAISLDINGQTLTITGGGKTASFSFQMSPFDKALVLAGGWVDYADAKY, encoded by the coding sequence ATGAAAAATTTCGGCGGACCGGTTCTGTTTCTGGACCGGTCGGACATCAACACCGATGAAATCATTCCGGCAAAGTATCTCACCGAGATAACAAAGGAAGACCTGAAGCCATACATCCTCGAAGACTTGAAGTTGCCGGGGTTCGATCCGAAGGGGTCGAAAACCAAAAACGCCAAGGTGATAGTATCACGTGCGAATTTCGGCTGCGGCTCTTCCCGTGAGCATGCTCCGTGGGTATTTGAGGTAAATGATATCACTGCGGTAATAGGTGAATCGTTTGCCCGGATTTTCAGGCAGAACATGTTCAATTGCGGAATGGCCGCCATCGAACTCCCAAAGGATCAAGTGGAGTGCCTTTTCGCTTTCGCCTCCTTTGAGGATGCCGCGATCAGCCTGGATATCAACGGGCAAACTCTCACTATCACCGGTGGAGGAAAGACGGCTTCGTTTTCTTTCCAAATGTCCCCATTTGATAAAGCGCTCGTCCTTGCCGGGGGATGGGTGGATTACGCCGACGCCAAATACTAA
- a CDS encoding 3-isopropylmalate dehydratase large subunit, which produces MGKTTAEKIFASRLVDEPFPGTKVLKLDVVMCHEITTPIAIEDLLSRGKDRVFDSNKIKAVIDHVTPSKDTKTATQAKILRDWARRHGIKDFFDIGANGVCHALFPEKGFIRPGYTVIMGDSHTCTHGAFGAFAAGVGTTDLEVGILKGVCAFREPKTIKVNLVGTLPRGVYAKDAILHVIGTLGVNGATDRVLEFHGPVVEAMTMESRMTLCNMAIEAGGTSGICMPDAVTVDYLWPFIKDEYPSKEAALTEFRTWWADDDAVYDRVLDLDVTSLEPLVTFGYKPDQVKTIGEMAGTEVDQIYIGSCTNGRLEDLRIAAGVLKGKKIAPTVRGILSPATPKIYQDALREGIIDVFMEAGFCVTNPTCGACLGMSNGVLAEGEVCASTTNRNFMGRMGKGGMVHLMSPATSAATAIEGKMADPRKYL; this is translated from the coding sequence ATGGGGAAGACAACAGCGGAAAAGATCTTCGCGAGCCGTCTTGTTGATGAGCCGTTTCCTGGGACGAAAGTGCTGAAGCTCGATGTGGTCATGTGTCATGAGATAACAACCCCTATTGCCATAGAAGACCTCCTGTCACGCGGCAAGGACCGGGTTTTTGACAGTAACAAGATCAAGGCTGTAATAGATCACGTTACTCCCAGCAAGGACACCAAGACGGCCACACAGGCCAAAATCCTCAGAGATTGGGCCCGGCGTCATGGCATCAAGGACTTCTTCGACATAGGGGCCAACGGCGTTTGTCATGCACTCTTTCCGGAGAAAGGATTCATTCGCCCCGGTTACACAGTCATTATGGGTGACTCCCATACCTGCACTCACGGGGCATTTGGTGCGTTTGCCGCCGGGGTCGGGACAACCGACCTTGAGGTCGGAATACTCAAGGGAGTGTGCGCCTTCCGGGAGCCTAAAACCATTAAGGTCAACCTTGTCGGGACCTTGCCGCGGGGCGTGTATGCAAAGGACGCCATACTGCACGTCATTGGCACTCTCGGCGTAAACGGCGCAACCGACCGTGTCCTTGAATTTCATGGACCTGTCGTTGAAGCAATGACTATGGAATCGAGAATGACCCTCTGCAACATGGCTATAGAGGCTGGGGGGACTTCCGGTATATGTATGCCGGACGCGGTTACTGTTGATTACCTGTGGCCGTTCATCAAGGATGAGTATCCGTCCAAAGAAGCGGCACTGACCGAGTTCCGCACCTGGTGGGCGGATGATGATGCTGTTTATGACCGGGTGCTGGATCTGGATGTGACATCCCTGGAACCGCTGGTTACGTTCGGCTACAAGCCCGATCAGGTAAAGACCATCGGTGAAATGGCCGGAACTGAAGTTGATCAGATTTATATCGGTTCCTGCACTAATGGCCGTCTCGAAGACCTTAGGATTGCAGCCGGGGTTCTCAAAGGAAAGAAGATCGCACCAACTGTTCGCGGAATCCTTTCACCCGCCACACCGAAAATCTACCAGGATGCTCTGCGTGAAGGGATTATAGATGTATTCATGGAAGCGGGCTTTTGCGTCACCAATCCCACCTGTGGTGCCTGTCTCGGAATGAGCAACGGTGTTCTTGCCGAAGGGGAAGTATGCGCTTCGACTACCAATCGCAATTTCATGGGGCGCATGGGAAAAGGGGGGATGGTACATCTAATGTCCCCGGCAACGAGTGCCGCTACCGCCATAGAAGGGAAGATGGCCGACCCGCGCAAGTACCTGTGA
- a CDS encoding TIGR00730 family Rossman fold protein, with the protein MELSFAKNNGKIDEIINGLLKEAGGVNHPRIVREMIIAALKAGQESDYLADLKLINNTMKEMRYTNKVFSPYRQTKKVTIFGSARTAPDEEMYQKCLRFSQKLVDKGFMIITGGGPGIMEAGNEGAGSDNSFAVNIKLPFEQAPNPVMLANPRLISYKYFFNRKVAFIKESDAIAVFPGGFGTLDEAMEVFTLIQTGKTSPRPLVLVDSEQGYWEDWFKFIKSHLLGSGFISAEDFAIFTLTKDEDEAIQTIEEFYRNYHSLRFIDGRLVIRLNKQLSDVQIEELEYEFPELRLPRKKITRTTPFPEEGDEPDLLNLPRISLHFDHKHYGLLMAFIGRINTF; encoded by the coding sequence ATGGAACTGAGTTTTGCAAAAAACAACGGTAAAATAGACGAGATCATAAACGGCCTACTCAAAGAAGCCGGCGGCGTAAATCATCCACGTATAGTCCGCGAAATGATTATCGCAGCATTGAAAGCAGGTCAGGAATCGGACTACTTGGCGGACCTCAAACTGATCAACAACACCATGAAAGAGATGAGGTATACCAACAAGGTATTCTCTCCTTACCGCCAGACGAAGAAAGTGACCATATTCGGTTCCGCCCGCACTGCCCCGGATGAGGAAATGTACCAAAAGTGTCTGCGCTTCAGCCAAAAACTCGTTGATAAGGGTTTCATGATAATTACAGGAGGAGGCCCCGGCATAATGGAGGCCGGAAACGAAGGTGCGGGCAGTGACAATTCCTTCGCCGTCAACATCAAACTCCCGTTCGAGCAAGCACCCAATCCGGTAATGTTGGCCAACCCTCGTCTGATTTCATACAAATATTTCTTCAACCGAAAAGTTGCTTTTATCAAGGAATCAGATGCCATAGCTGTTTTCCCGGGAGGATTCGGGACCCTGGACGAAGCTATGGAGGTGTTTACGCTGATTCAAACCGGGAAAACTTCACCGCGCCCGCTCGTCCTTGTTGATAGCGAACAGGGTTATTGGGAAGACTGGTTCAAGTTCATAAAGTCGCATCTCCTTGGAAGCGGCTTTATCTCAGCAGAAGATTTCGCCATTTTCACTTTGACAAAGGATGAAGATGAAGCCATTCAGACCATAGAGGAGTTTTACCGTAACTACCACTCCTTGCGCTTCATCGATGGACGGCTCGTAATTCGACTGAACAAGCAGCTTTCGGATGTACAGATCGAGGAACTGGAGTACGAGTTCCCCGAACTGCGCCTTCCGCGAAAAAAAATAACCCGCACGACGCCATTTCCCGAAGAAGGGGATGAACCGGATCTCCTGAACCTTCCTCGCATCAGTCTCCATTTCGACCACAAGCATTACGGATTGCTAATGGCTTTCATAGGCAGAATTAACACTTTTTGA